A single genomic interval of Myxocyprinus asiaticus isolate MX2 ecotype Aquarium Trade chromosome 19, UBuf_Myxa_2, whole genome shotgun sequence harbors:
- the LOC127409718 gene encoding transmembrane protein 121-like, whose translation MVLPPPDKRHVCLTTFVIMTSMAFMDAYLVEQNQGPRKIGVCIIVLVGDVCFLIVLRYVAVWVGAEVRTARRGYAMILWFLYIFVLEIKLYFVFQNCKADRKSLETVARKALTLLLSICVPGLYLVLVALDNMEYVRTFRRKEDMRGRLFWVALDLLDLLDMQANLWEPQRTGLPIWAEGLMFFYCYILLLILPCVSLSEISVQGDQVSPQKMMLYPLLSLVTINIVTILIRGVNMVLFQDSRVSSIFVGKNVVAIATKACTFLEYRRQLREFPTRENAMGIPMEVQQNSVGHGKALPNTTSIPHEPTPGREIMDT comes from the coding sequence ATGGTGTTGCCACCACCAGACAAGCGGCATGTGTGTCTTACCACCTTTGTCATTATGACTAGTATGGCCTTCATGGATGCCTACCTGGTGGAGCAGAACCAGGGTCCACGAAAGATTGGCGTCTGCATAATTGTCCTAGTAGGAGATGTCTGCTTTCTCATAGTCCTCCGCTATGTGGCGGTTTGGGTGGGAGCGGAGGTGCGGACAGCTCGGCGTGGCTATGCCATGATCCTTTGGTTCCTCTATATCTTTGTGCTGGAGATCAAGCTTTACTTTGTCTTCCAGAACTGTAAGGCAGACCGCAAAAGTTTGGAAACAGTTGCCCGGAAGGCTTTGACTCTGTTGTTGTCCATCTGTGTGCCAGGTCTTTACCTGGTTCTGGTGGCCCTGGACAACATGGAATACGTTCGTACCTTTAGGAGAAAGGAGGACATGAGGGGTAGGCTCTTTTGGGTGGCTTTGGACTTGCTCGATCTTTTGGACATGCAAGCAAACCTTTGGGAACCCCAGCGGACGGGTTTGCCAATATGGGCAGAAGGTTTGATGTTCTTCTACTGCTACATTTTGTTGCTGATTCTTCCTTGTGTATCCTTGAGTGAGATTAGTGTACAGGGCGACCAGGTGTCTCCCCAGAAAATGATGCTTTATCCTCTCCTCAGTCTAGTCACAATCAACATTGTGACAATCCTTATACGCGGCGTCAACATGGTGCTCTTTCAGGACAGCCGGGTTTCCTCCATCTTCGTCGGCAAGAACGTGGTGGCGATCGCAACCAAGGCATGTACCTTCCTCGAGTATCGAAGGCAGTTGCGGGAATTCCCCACTCGGGAGAATGCAATGGGCATTCCCATGGAAGTCCAGCAGAACTCTGTGGGACATGGAAAAGCTTTACCAAACACTACAAGCATCCCACACGAACCTACTCCAGGGCGAGAGATTATGGATACATGA